The DNA region gtgtCTTATGTGTAATTAGGTTACTGGTGCTAgtttgtaacaaaaaaaaaaaaaaNAGTATAGCGTTTAGATAGTTTGTCCATGAATTCCCTCACTTGGTTTGGACACAAATCGGTTCTCCCTATGAGGATTGATCTTCGGAATCTGAAGCCAGGGCACTGCTTCGGTTCTACTTGAAATATGCCCGAAAGAGCACGCTCGTGGGCACCAAATCCATATTCAACATCATGTACTGTACTATCAAAATGTGTTAGTTGAAGATAATGAGTATacaaattgttatatatatgtttcgcATTCTAAGCAGCAATCAAACAAACATGGAGGGCCATGGTAGGAAGAAACATAAAGCAATGGCTTCCAATGTATGTGCCCAAAAGAATTCTAATAATCATAAACAAACAAAGAGACCAAGTGTTGGGCGGAGGTCGGTGAAAGATCAAGTCTAGCACCCCATGGTTAGGGGATTCTTGGACGGAGGCTTGAAGTGTCAAATTCAATAATCTACCTCTGATTTCGAAACTATGGTGATATTAGGAAAAAAGTTAGGTATTCATGGCTGGCTATAACTTTTAACCTAGTGGGGCTTCCAGTACCAACAAGTTTAAAAACTTAAAGTTGGCAGATGCTGGAATTATATTATTGAGCAGGGATCAGGTTCTAATCCTATCAAGTTTAAAATTAACTTAAAGCTGGCAGGTGTTGAGGAATTGTTGGACGGAGGCCTAGTCCAACACCCTCCTTCTGCTATAGTGGAGAATTTGGTAGGGCTATTGATTGAAATGGGAAAAGTTGAGACGggttgacaaaaaaaaatgacactttttaaaacttgtacattttaagaaaaaatttcaTTGTGTTTGTGGTAAAAAATGCAAGTTTCAATGAAGTTTCTTAAATTGGGATTTGCGTTTTTTTACCTCAAGCGAAAAGTCCCAAtgaaatttttctttaaaatgtacaaattttaaaaagtgtcTATTTTTGTCAACTCTTCTCAAGTTTTGCTCATTTAAGTCATTAACTcgaatttaattaatattgtatttgatctaaaaaaaatgcaaaaactaAAAGTGTTGGGCAGCGACCTGTGCACGAAGGCCCAAGTCTAGCCCTCAATGGCTAGAGGATTATTGTTTTGAAGTTTTAAGAGTCAAGTCCAGTACCTTACTTTTTGAAAATGAAgcaatataaggaaataaagttgtgtcttaGCTACTAGCAATAAACACTTGATTCTAATGAATGGTATTAGAGACAGGTTCCACACCCTGCCGGCCTCTCTATAGCGGAGAATTTGGTATTATATTTGATCTGAAAAATGCAAAACTAGACCCATGGTTTTCTGGAATTCTTTTCTTTCAATATCGCCATATTTTGGGCAACAAAAATAACAGTTTTGCACACAAAAGGTGAGGATAGAAATAGAttgaagagagaaaaaatggATGGGAAATTGCACGTACGAACCTTGAACGCCGGAATGGTAAATGCCGAGGCCGAACCAGTAAGCATAGCCATTGAAGTGGGTAAGATCATAGACATTAAGGTAGACGGGAACCGCCCCTTTCTTCCTCTTTTTGCTCGGCATTTCCCGCTCTCCTTGTCACCTTTTCCAAGGAGAGACAGGAATGTTTTTGGTAGTCCCACAGAATGAACATATATAGGAAGAGGCTTTTGGATCGTCGGATTGGCTATTAAATGATTTGATGAACCGCTTTTTTCTCTGAggaatacaaaattacaaattttattggTGCAAGGGATTTCAGTTCCTATTAAATCATCGTACCATCCACTCTTCTGGTTCCTGGATAATTGACATAATGTacatctttaatatattaaatgtttattatttaaagaattatactatatgtacttttaaattttactccctCGCTTTTATTTCATAATGTGACAAATAGTGATAtgatattttcatcatgtgagtCCGAGAAAAAGTGTCTGCATCAAGAATTTGTGAGATGGAGTATAAATTGGGAGTAAGAAGTGGTAGTacatgtagtattttttttttttttaaagtgtattCATTTTTACACATGTATTATGCGATTGATTTAATGACtaatgtttgtatttaaataaataattcaaagtacatgaatgtaatattatatatgagaagttcaTTATAGTTAGTAACTTGGCATTAAAATTAATGCTTGcacttttctaaaaataattatctaaatacttattgtagttAGTATGATATTAGGTAGTAGATACTATTTTTTGTTGGAATTActctaagttttgttaattcaCTTTTGGATTAGTTTGTCATTACCTCACATTCATTGCTTCTCCctttttttattggtagtgtCTTATGTGTAATTAGGTTACTGGTGCTAgtttgtaacaaaaaaaaaaaaaacacaaaaaaaaaaaaacaaatttgaataTAAGGATTTAAAAATGTTGGCTTTGTTGTATGAGTTGCAAACATGAATAGCGTTAGAATAATGGGTACGCATTACTTACGACATGAATTAAATgctgaaaatatgaaaaaagaaGTTATAGAGTATGTGCAAAATCTCCTAAAAAGTTTCTGCAGCTGAAATCTATCCTGACATGGCTTATAACAATTGGGTGTCATCATGAATTGGGACCCCACTAACTGTTATCAAGAGGGAGATTGTGACGGGTAAGTAGcattaggcatatatatatatatatatatatatatatatatatatatatatataactttaatgatgtaaaaataattttgtaagataaaaaataatagtacaatattgtAGTTGATGGTGGAAGGATTAAGACTCGGGACCTAATGCTCGGAAGGAGgaaaggggggaggggggggggcaAGCTTGAAGGATTTGTTAGGGCCAGGAGGCGGCCTACCGAGGGCCAGTTGGAGATGGGTCTGTCAGTCGCGAATCTGTTTATTGAGGTTATTCACTGGATTGCTTTGCGGAATAAATTCATGctattgaaacaattaattacCATGGAGAGGAAGATGGGTTAAGAGAGTTGACGGAAAGAGGGTGGTCTGACCAATCGAAGAGCCCTGGTCGGGTTAGAGGGTTGAGGTTGAGAGGCGGTGTGGATAAGACGGTGTAAGGAAGGCGGTTGGGGAAGTTTCCTAAAGGCGGTAGCAGTTGGGCGCGGATTTCATGCGTGGGAAATGGAAAGGAGATCAAAATAGATTAGGAAAGTTGcacaaatgtaataaggaaagaaatcCTAAATTGTGTATGGTAGTTTAGGGTTACCAAATGGAAAATCCCTCATAACTTGTATAAATAAGGGTGTAAGTCCTTGAGAAAGGTTAAGCAATTCATAATTTAAGAGAGCCCAAACGTTGCTCAAATTTTGTACCAAACACTTAGCaattttccggtagtgttggcctgtcGATCGACCATCTgtggttgataaaaccaacattggtgCCGTCTGTTCAGGATCGatacaaaaacttgtgtggatCTAACTGACTGAGAAATCTAAGAGTATGAAGTAATGGTGACCACCAGAATACGTCAAGGAAGAACGCAACCCCAAGTGCAAGTGAATGTTGCGGTTGGGTGAACTGTTTCTCAAGGGTGGGACCTATGAGAGCAGCTTACTCGACCCTGTTTTGGTGATTTGCGAGAATGGCTTACCCATCAAAACTCTCGTGAACAAGGTGAACGCGAGCAACAGAATGCCCCGGTTGATGAAGAAGTCCGAGCTGAGGATGTGTCTCCACCCCCACCACCGCCAGCGCCGGCGGGGCCTGGAATCGTCGATGTAATCAACCGGGTGGCATACTTGTATGAGCGAGAGTTGGCTGCCCATGAGATATAATGCACCGCAGAAGACTTAGGCACAGCAATCTCGGTCCATTCGGCCGAAGACACAAGAAAGGTCGGCCGCTTCTCGCTGACCTCTAGCTCAATCTTGGTCTAGAGGTACGCGTCGATCTCCCCTAGATAGGTTGGGTAATTAAGGTGAGCCGGGTGCTAGATATCCGAACGTACGTGAAGCGCCCAAAGAAGGCGCTCCGAGTGAGCCTAGAAATAGGTGTGAGCGGAGATATGATGTCGTCCAAAGACAGGCTGAGGAGCTCTCAATTCATGAAATTAGTGGGAATCCCTGGCTGGCTAAGGTCAAGTACGTGATGAGGTTGCCGCTTTGGCTAAGCAAGTCCAATACTTGAAGGATTTAATAGAGGGAAAGAAGACCAATGCTCAGTCTTTCCTAAACGCCTGCCCTTTCTCTTGAGAAATCATGGCTTACAAGACTCCGGCGAAGTTTAAGCTGCCCAACCACTTGACTTATGATGGGACGGGTGATCCTAAGATGCATCTGATAAGCTTTCAAGGTCGAGGAACCCTTAATGTGCAGGGCTTTTCTAACCACGTTGGTCGGTGCAGCTCAAAGATGGTGCATGGGTTTGCCCGACCACTTGGTGAACAGTTTTGAGTAGTTGGCAGGGCTTTTCTTGACCAACTACGTCGCTAACCTCCGGCCCAAGAAGAACTTCATGTACCTGTCTTGGATTAAGCAAGACTCCAATGAACCAGTTCGGTCGTTCTTGACTAAATAGCAAAAGGAAGTTTAGACGGTCGATGATTTGGAGGATAACACCCTACTGATCTTGTTCATGGAAAGTTTGAGCTTGGGAAAGCTTTGTACCAACCTTCATACTGATTGGCTGACCTCTTATGCCAATGTAATCCAAAGAGCCAACCGTCATGCTAACAAGGAAGACGCGGTCAAACAGAAGAGAATTCAAGAAAGAACATCTCGACCCAAGAAGCCTCGGGTAGAAGAGCAGCGAGCGGGAAGGTTTGATAAGAGTCGGTTAGGTCGACCTGAAAACGGTCGGAACCCTAAAAGATCAGGTGTCCCGTTGTTTCATCTGTAACAACCTGTGATCCAAGAGGTGCAAACTCTGCAACCACCACCTGAGTTACGACTAAGGGATTAGCCCGAGACCATGGGTCAAGGGTTAAGAACTAGCAAGTATTGTCGATTGCATCGCTCGACCACTCACTCAACTGAGGAGTGTGCATTCTTGAAGCAGGAAATGGAGGAGGGTAACCAAACCGACCTCTTCCAACCAATGGCATAAACGTTTGCCATGGCAGCGTGGAAACCCGAACCAGTCTGAGGAGGGTAACCGCGATAAAAGAAAATGACCTGCT from Ipomoea triloba cultivar NCNSP0323 chromosome 6, ASM357664v1 includes:
- the LOC116023536 gene encoding deSI-like protein At4g17486 encodes the protein MPSKKRKKGAVPVYLNVYDLTHFNGYAYWFGLGIYHSGVQVHDVEYGFGAHERALSGIFQVEPKQCPGFRFRRSILIGRTDLCPNQVREFMDKLSKRYTXFFFFVTN